Proteins encoded in a region of the Methylosinus trichosporium OB3b genome:
- a CDS encoding ABC-F family ATP-binding cassette domain-containing protein encodes MAAPPLLSLQAIALTLGGKPLLESADLAVAPGERVCLVGRNGSGKSTLLKIAAGEVEADGGARFVQPGASLRYLPQEPDLSRFATTLDYVVEGLGPTDDPHIAKALLLELGLTGEENPRQLSGGEGRRAALARALAPEPDILLLDEPTNHLDLPAILWLEERLASLRSAIVVISHDRRFLENLTRSTVWLDRGRTRYLSRGFKEFEAWRDRELEEEEKQQHKLDRKIVEEEHWLRHGVTGRRKRNQRRLAGLTELRVARRRHVGAQGDVKLEASEAQLSGALVVEARGIAKTFGERVIVENFSTRVMRGDRLGLVGANGAGKTTLVKLLTGALPPDSGQVKLGASLAMATLDQSRASLDPQTTLKDALTGGGSDFVEINGERKHVIGYMRDFLFAPEQARTPIGKLSGGERGRLLLARALALPSNLLVLDEPTNDLDLETLDMLEEMLADYPGTLIVVSHDRDFLDRIATSVLMSEGNGRWIEYAGGYSDMLAQRGEGVQARTAAATQRGEEKAKAAPKPKPAAKARLSFAEQHALATLPAKMEELRGKKEKLQKIIDDPNLYARDPAKFAEATKLFAKLEAELAAAEESWLEIEIKREEIEG; translated from the coding sequence ATGGCCGCTCCTCCGCTCCTGTCGCTCCAAGCCATCGCGCTCACGCTCGGCGGCAAGCCGCTGCTCGAATCCGCGGACCTCGCCGTCGCGCCGGGCGAGCGCGTCTGCCTCGTCGGCCGCAATGGCTCGGGTAAATCCACGCTGCTGAAGATCGCCGCCGGCGAAGTCGAGGCGGATGGCGGAGCGCGCTTTGTGCAGCCGGGCGCGAGCCTGCGCTATCTGCCGCAGGAGCCCGATCTCTCGCGCTTCGCCACCACGCTCGATTATGTGGTCGAGGGGCTGGGCCCGACCGATGATCCGCATATCGCCAAGGCGCTGCTGCTCGAGCTCGGACTCACCGGCGAGGAAAATCCGCGCCAGCTCTCGGGCGGGGAGGGGCGGCGCGCCGCGCTCGCCCGCGCGCTCGCGCCCGAGCCCGATATTCTGCTGCTCGACGAGCCGACCAATCATCTCGATCTTCCCGCGATTCTCTGGCTCGAGGAGCGGCTCGCCAGTCTGCGTTCGGCGATCGTCGTCATCAGCCATGATCGCCGCTTCCTCGAAAATCTGACGCGCTCCACTGTCTGGCTGGATCGCGGGCGGACGCGCTATCTCTCGCGCGGCTTCAAGGAGTTCGAGGCCTGGCGCGACCGCGAGCTCGAGGAGGAGGAGAAGCAGCAGCACAAGCTCGATCGCAAAATTGTCGAGGAGGAGCATTGGCTGCGCCATGGCGTGACCGGGCGGCGCAAGCGCAATCAGCGCCGGCTCGCCGGCCTCACGGAGCTGCGGGTCGCCCGGCGGCGCCATGTCGGCGCGCAGGGCGATGTGAAGCTCGAGGCCAGCGAGGCGCAGCTCTCCGGCGCTCTGGTGGTCGAGGCGCGGGGCATTGCGAAAACCTTCGGCGAGCGCGTCATCGTCGAGAATTTTTCGACTCGCGTCATGCGCGGCGATCGGCTCGGCCTCGTCGGCGCCAATGGCGCGGGCAAGACGACATTGGTGAAGCTCTTGACCGGCGCGCTGCCGCCCGACAGCGGCCAGGTGAAGCTCGGCGCGTCTCTGGCGATGGCGACGCTCGATCAGAGCCGCGCCAGCCTCGATCCGCAGACGACGCTGAAGGACGCGCTCACCGGCGGCGGCTCGGATTTCGTCGAGATCAATGGCGAGCGCAAGCATGTCATCGGCTATATGCGGGACTTTCTGTTCGCGCCGGAGCAGGCGCGCACGCCGATCGGCAAGCTCTCCGGCGGCGAGCGCGGCCGTCTGCTGCTGGCGCGCGCGCTGGCGCTGCCCTCCAATCTCCTGGTGCTCGACGAACCGACCAATGATCTCGATCTCGAGACATTGGACATGCTCGAGGAAATGCTCGCCGATTATCCGGGAACGCTGATCGTCGTCAGCCATGACCGCGATTTTCTCGACCGCATCGCCACCTCGGTGCTGATGTCGGAAGGGAACGGCCGCTGGATCGAATATGCCGGCGGCTATTCGGACATGCTGGCGCAGCGCGGCGAGGGCGTGCAGGCGCGGACTGCGGCGGCGACGCAGCGCGGGGAGGAAAAGGCGAAGGCGGCGCCCAAGCCGAAGCCCGCCGCGAAGGCGCGCCTCTCATTCGCCGAGCAGCATGCGCTCGCGACCCTGCCGGCGAAGATGGAGGAACTGCGGGGCAAGAAAGAGAAGCTGCAGAAGATCATCGACGATCCGAACCTCTATGCGCGCGACCCGGCGAAATTCGCCGAGGCGACCAAGCTGTTCGCCAAGCTGGAGGCGGAGCTGGCGGCGGCGGAGGAGAGCTGGCTCGAGATCGAGATCAAGCGCGAGGAGATCGAGGGGTAG
- a CDS encoding SOS response-associated peptidase, with protein MCGRFTQAYTWSEVEAFLNLLGPPRNLRPRYNIAPTTMIDVARAGAGGRELVSMRWGLVPSWWKKPLRELPSTFNARAETVATKPMFRAALEARRCLIPASGFYEWTGKPGAKTPHYFSAPDGAPLVFAGLWDEWRDGDSSENILSATIIVGAANEWMAQFHERMPALLAPADFDAWLGGDAPAALLRPARADALREWIVSSRVNRSGADDDDPTLLAPR; from the coding sequence ATGTGCGGACGGTTCACGCAAGCCTACACATGGTCGGAGGTCGAGGCCTTCCTGAACCTCCTCGGCCCGCCGCGCAATCTGCGGCCGCGCTATAATATCGCGCCCACCACGATGATCGACGTCGCGCGCGCCGGCGCCGGCGGACGCGAGCTCGTCTCGATGCGCTGGGGTCTCGTTCCCTCCTGGTGGAAGAAGCCGCTGCGCGAGCTGCCCTCGACCTTCAACGCGCGCGCCGAGACGGTCGCCACGAAGCCGATGTTCCGCGCCGCGCTCGAGGCGCGCCGCTGCCTCATTCCGGCGAGCGGCTTTTATGAATGGACGGGAAAGCCGGGCGCGAAAACGCCGCATTATTTCTCCGCGCCGGATGGCGCGCCGCTCGTCTTCGCGGGGCTTTGGGACGAGTGGCGCGACGGCGACAGCAGCGAGAATATTCTGTCTGCGACGATCATCGTCGGCGCCGCCAATGAATGGATGGCGCAATTTCACGAGCGCATGCCGGCGCTGCTCGCGCCAGCGGATTTCGACGCCTGGCTCGGCGGCGACGCGCCCGCCGCGCTGCTGCGCCCGGCGCGCGCGGACGCCTTGCGCGAATGGATCGTCTCGTCGCGCGTCAATCGCTCCGGCGCCGACGACGATGATCCGACGCTGCTCGCGCCTCGGTAG
- the rlmN gene encoding 23S rRNA (adenine(2503)-C(2))-methyltransferase RlmN, producing MSQSDAAKPSLAGATRAELAEALRAIDTPEREIRMRVAQLWHWIYFRGARDFADMSNVSKIVRGKLAERFGLALPEVVAEQVSTDGTRKWLLRLDPVDAADKGAEIECVYIPESDRGTLCVSSQVGCTLNCSFCHTGTQKLVRNLSTREIIAQLLVARMRLGDFPGLEPPTDGLVPSGPDVRAVSNIVFMGMGEPLYNLEQVENAIEILSDGDGLSLSKRRITVSTSGVVPQIERLGAECGPMLAISLHAVRDELRNELVPLNKKYPIRQLLDACRDYPGASNARRITFEYVMLKGVNDSPAEARELVRLLKGIPAKINLIPFNPWPGAPYECSDWETIERFSDIVFNAGYASPVRTPRGRDILAACGQLKSETEKLRARARLAVE from the coding sequence ATGTCGCAATCCGACGCCGCCAAGCCCTCGCTCGCCGGCGCCACGCGCGCCGAGCTGGCCGAGGCGCTGCGCGCCATCGACACGCCCGAGCGCGAGATCCGCATGCGCGTCGCGCAGCTCTGGCATTGGATCTATTTCCGCGGCGCGCGCGACTTCGCCGATATGTCCAATGTCTCGAAGATCGTGCGCGGCAAGCTGGCCGAGCGCTTCGGCCTCGCTTTGCCGGAGGTCGTCGCCGAGCAGGTCTCGACCGACGGCACGCGCAAATGGCTGCTGCGGCTCGATCCCGTCGACGCCGCCGACAAAGGCGCGGAGATCGAATGCGTCTATATTCCCGAGAGCGACCGCGGCACGCTCTGCGTTTCGAGCCAGGTCGGCTGCACGCTCAACTGCAGCTTCTGCCACACCGGCACGCAGAAGCTGGTGCGCAACCTCTCGACGCGCGAAATCATCGCCCAGCTGCTCGTCGCCCGCATGCGCCTCGGCGACTTCCCCGGCCTCGAGCCCCCGACGGACGGGCTCGTCCCCTCGGGCCCGGATGTGCGCGCCGTCTCCAATATCGTCTTCATGGGCATGGGCGAGCCGCTCTATAATCTGGAGCAGGTCGAGAACGCCATCGAGATTCTGTCGGACGGCGACGGGCTGTCGCTGTCGAAGCGCCGCATCACCGTCTCCACCTCCGGCGTCGTGCCGCAGATCGAGCGATTGGGCGCCGAATGCGGGCCGATGCTGGCCATCTCGCTGCACGCCGTGCGCGACGAGCTGCGCAACGAGCTGGTGCCGCTCAACAAGAAATATCCGATCCGGCAATTGCTCGACGCCTGCCGCGACTATCCCGGCGCGTCCAATGCGCGTCGCATCACCTTCGAATATGTGATGCTGAAGGGCGTGAACGACAGCCCGGCCGAGGCGCGCGAGCTGGTGCGGCTGCTCAAGGGCATTCCGGCCAAGATCAACCTCATTCCCTTCAATCCCTGGCCGGGCGCGCCTTATGAATGCTCGGACTGGGAGACGATCGAGCGCTTCTCCGACATCGTGTTCAACGCCGGCTATGCGAGCCCGGTGCGCACGCCGCGCGGCCGCGACATTCTCGCCGCCTGCGGCCAGCTGAAGAGCGAGACCGAGAAGCTGCGCGCCAGGGCGCGGCTGGCGGTGGAATAG
- a CDS encoding PepSY-associated TM helix domain-containing protein, with protein sequence MRRREVARKILLSIHRMIGLFGGAVFVVVALSGGLLAFREDIDEWLNAPMMRVDPPAEATARTLDEMFAAAIAAMPPDAKPERLTTPRHARAAAAINYLVETDDLETDVHQIFVDPYRAKVTGQRLLLHGEDQLSQPFVPILMAFHWTLLLGVANAFLIGALGVAVFVSILIGLFLWRPRNGDWRLGLKIKWGASQERIAYDAHRSVGLYFSAILLVTLLTGVAMIFKPMTRAATSLFSPVRAEPDFGRSSIDAGAAPIGLDAAVAAADKALPGGRLHWILLPSGPEGVYVVGKQSDDEPNRTKTYRNAGVDQYSGRILQVQDRGDFSAGERVLEWLFPLHSGEAFGVIGRPLMLLVGAAPLVLFATGVLRWRQKRARKRPS encoded by the coding sequence ATGCGTCGGCGAGAGGTCGCGCGTAAAATCCTTCTGTCGATCCATCGCATGATCGGCCTCTTCGGCGGCGCGGTCTTCGTCGTCGTCGCGCTCAGCGGCGGTCTTCTCGCTTTTCGCGAGGACATAGACGAATGGCTGAATGCGCCGATGATGCGTGTCGATCCGCCGGCGGAGGCGACCGCACGCACGCTCGACGAAATGTTCGCGGCGGCGATCGCCGCAATGCCGCCGGACGCCAAGCCCGAGCGGCTGACGACGCCGCGTCACGCGCGCGCCGCGGCCGCGATCAATTATCTCGTCGAGACCGACGATCTCGAGACCGATGTCCATCAGATCTTCGTCGATCCCTATCGCGCCAAGGTCACCGGACAGCGGCTTCTGCTGCATGGCGAGGATCAGCTGTCGCAGCCCTTCGTGCCGATCCTGATGGCCTTTCATTGGACGCTGCTGCTCGGCGTCGCCAATGCTTTTCTGATCGGCGCTCTCGGCGTCGCCGTCTTCGTCTCCATTCTCATCGGCCTCTTTCTGTGGCGACCGCGCAATGGCGATTGGCGGCTGGGCCTGAAAATCAAATGGGGCGCGAGCCAGGAGCGGATCGCCTATGACGCGCATCGCAGCGTCGGCCTGTATTTTTCCGCCATTCTGCTGGTGACGCTGCTCACCGGCGTCGCCATGATCTTCAAGCCCATGACGCGCGCAGCGACGAGCCTGTTCTCGCCGGTGCGCGCCGAGCCGGACTTCGGCCGCTCGAGCATCGACGCCGGCGCCGCGCCGATCGGCCTCGACGCCGCGGTCGCCGCGGCGGACAAAGCGCTTCCGGGCGGAAGGCTGCATTGGATATTGCTGCCGAGCGGGCCGGAGGGCGTCTATGTCGTCGGCAAGCAATCGGATGACGAGCCCAATCGCACCAAGACCTACAGAAATGCCGGCGTCGACCAATATAGCGGCCGCATTCTGCAGGTGCAGGACCGCGGCGATTTCTCCGCCGGCGAGAGAGTGCTGGAATGGCTGTTTCCGCTGCACAGCGGCGAGGCGTTCGGCGTGATCGGCCGGCCGCTCATGCTGCTGGTCGGCGCGGCGCCGCTCGTCCTCTTCGCAACGGGCGTGCTGCGATGGCGGCAGAAGCGCGCGCGCAAGCGACCGAGCTGA
- a CDS encoding copper resistance CopC family protein, whose amino-acid sequence MMQRVRALAILALAAAPIASAFALPHPPPMQAGPAISRVHAIVVRTFPAQNGVAAASTIGKVEVWYDAGIRDAFAALAVISAAGARVDKRDAAIDKSDPSHVSVGVEPLTPGKYTARYRALSADGHLVSGAWEFEVSP is encoded by the coding sequence ATGATGCAGCGCGTTCGCGCGCTGGCGATTCTGGCGCTCGCGGCGGCGCCGATCGCGTCCGCCTTCGCCCTTCCCCATCCGCCGCCGATGCAGGCCGGCCCCGCGATCTCACGCGTCCATGCGATCGTCGTGCGCACCTTTCCCGCGCAGAACGGCGTCGCCGCCGCCAGCACGATCGGCAAGGTGGAAGTGTGGTACGACGCAGGAATTCGCGACGCTTTCGCGGCGCTCGCGGTGATCAGCGCGGCGGGCGCGCGCGTCGACAAGCGCGACGCCGCGATCGACAAATCCGATCCGAGCCATGTCTCCGTCGGCGTCGAGCCTTTGACGCCCGGCAAATATACCGCACGCTATCGCGCGCTCTCGGCCGACGGCCATCTCGTCAGCGGCGCCTGGGAGTTCGAGGTGAGCCCGTAG
- a CDS encoding MFS transporter has translation MRDRATSAVIESTIPARLDALPWGRFHTLVVVALGVTWILDGLEVSLAGAVAGVLREEAGLRLTSVEVGVASSAYLLGAVLGALLFGWLTDRLGRRRLFFITLAIYLLATAATAVSWDAASFILFRFLVGAGIGGEYAAVSSTIQELIPARVRGWTDLVINGSFWIGAAAGAAGSFVLLDQLDPALGWRAAFMIGAVLGTVILLMRRWLPESPRWLMLHGFEDEAEKIVASIERQTIGHEARRDPSWPVVRLHARGHTPIGDIARALLKLYPQRTLVALSLMASQAFLYNAVFFTYALVLTDFYGVPPEAVGLHILPLAAGNFLGPLLLGHFFDSLGRRVMITATYAVSGVTLLIVGALFAQGLLTVGQQTFGWMVVFFFASAAASAAYLTVSETFPLEIRAIVIAIFYAVGTALGGVVSPWLFATLIGTGLRWNVFEGYAFGAALMVGAALVEWRWGVAAERKSLEEVCPPLTLVDD, from the coding sequence ATGCGTGACAGAGCGACGAGCGCCGTCATCGAATCGACCATTCCCGCGCGGCTCGACGCGCTGCCTTGGGGGCGATTCCACACGCTCGTCGTCGTCGCGCTAGGGGTGACCTGGATTCTCGACGGCCTCGAGGTGAGCCTCGCCGGCGCCGTGGCGGGCGTGCTGCGGGAGGAAGCGGGCCTTCGCCTCACCAGCGTCGAGGTCGGCGTCGCCAGCAGCGCCTATCTTCTCGGCGCCGTGCTCGGCGCACTGCTGTTCGGCTGGCTGACCGACAGGCTCGGCCGGCGCCGGCTGTTCTTCATCACATTGGCGATCTATCTCCTCGCCACGGCGGCGACCGCCGTCTCCTGGGACGCCGCCAGCTTCATCCTCTTCCGCTTTCTCGTCGGCGCCGGCATCGGCGGCGAATATGCGGCGGTCAGCTCCACCATTCAGGAGCTCATTCCCGCCCGCGTTCGCGGGTGGACCGATCTCGTCATCAACGGCAGCTTCTGGATCGGCGCCGCGGCCGGCGCGGCGGGCTCCTTCGTTCTGCTCGACCAGCTCGACCCCGCGCTCGGCTGGCGCGCCGCCTTCATGATCGGCGCCGTGCTCGGAACCGTGATCCTGCTCATGCGGCGCTGGCTGCCGGAGAGTCCGCGTTGGCTGATGCTGCACGGCTTCGAGGATGAGGCCGAAAAGATCGTCGCTTCGATCGAGCGGCAAACCATCGGTCATGAGGCGCGCCGCGATCCGTCATGGCCGGTGGTGCGGCTGCACGCGCGCGGCCATACGCCGATCGGGGACATTGCGCGGGCGCTGCTCAAACTCTATCCGCAGCGCACGCTGGTGGCGCTGAGCCTCATGGCGTCGCAGGCCTTTCTCTACAACGCCGTCTTCTTCACCTATGCGCTGGTGCTAACCGATTTCTACGGCGTCCCGCCGGAGGCGGTCGGCCTCCATATTCTGCCGCTCGCCGCCGGCAATTTCCTCGGTCCGCTGCTGCTCGGGCATTTTTTCGACAGTCTCGGACGCCGGGTGATGATCACCGCGACCTATGCCGTCTCCGGCGTCACGCTGCTCATTGTCGGCGCGCTGTTCGCGCAGGGGCTGCTGACCGTCGGTCAGCAGACATTCGGCTGGATGGTCGTCTTCTTCTTCGCGTCGGCCGCGGCGAGCGCGGCCTATCTCACCGTCAGCGAAACCTTTCCGCTCGAGATCCGGGCCATTGTGATCGCCATTTTCTATGCGGTCGGCACGGCGCTCGGCGGCGTCGTCAGTCCCTGGCTGTTCGCGACGCTGATCGGGACGGGGCTGCGCTGGAACGTCTTCGAAGGCTATGCCTTCGGCGCCGCCCTGATGGTCGGCGCGGCCTTGGTCGAATGGCGCTGGGGCGTCGCCGCTGAGCGCAAATCGCTGGAAGAGGTCTGCCCGCCGCTCACATTGGTCGATGATTGA
- a CDS encoding DUF2199 domain-containing protein, which yields MRVQSRESSNFEKELPSMLEHIWICACCGRQQNGLPLDFFASAPDQWFTIPEDRLSNPGNRLDENLCMIGGKDFFVRGCVEIPIVDHEKKFIFGLWVSVAEDNFKRVLDLWTADVENEPPIFGLLCNDVSLYPPTLGLKTSVRLRNNNQRPAIILEPTDHPFAIAQQNGVSLAKIEEMVATLLPHR from the coding sequence ATGCGCGTTCAATCACGCGAGAGTTCAAACTTTGAAAAGGAATTACCCTCCATGCTTGAGCATATTTGGATTTGCGCGTGCTGCGGTCGACAGCAAAACGGCCTTCCACTCGACTTTTTCGCCTCGGCGCCGGATCAATGGTTCACCATCCCTGAGGATCGCCTGAGCAACCCCGGCAACCGGCTCGACGAAAATCTCTGCATGATCGGCGGCAAGGACTTTTTCGTCCGGGGCTGCGTCGAAATCCCCATCGTCGACCATGAGAAGAAGTTCATTTTCGGCCTATGGGTCTCGGTGGCGGAAGACAATTTCAAGCGCGTGCTCGACTTGTGGACCGCGGATGTCGAGAACGAGCCGCCAATTTTCGGCCTGCTCTGCAACGACGTGAGCCTCTACCCGCCGACTCTCGGACTGAAGACGAGCGTTCGCCTGAGAAACAACAATCAGCGACCGGCAATCATACTGGAACCGACCGATCATCCTTTCGCGATCGCTCAACAAAACGGCGTCTCATTGGCGAAGATCGAGGAAATGGTCGCAACTCTGTTGCCGCATCGCTGA
- a CDS encoding M23 family metallopeptidase, whose protein sequence is MRDQDQTPRSVPLAFDLSLGSCRRRIELGAAGALALGLTLVVACVVLPGAAAFFAFRDDMLADLGDRQAQMRYAYEDRLAALRLRLDQATSRQFADQDDVESKLRALVLRQATLETRAAVVARLVEGVAGEDKTAASAGRARVAAPAPPASPSAPAASGKPEPGGMELRLHPDDAHAAPPKKQVDAAVPAAPAAGAPLEERIDRLAASMDRIEREQTMRVARLVEPVRAAARKLRGAFDAAGLPPERFVRKSAAAAFVGGPYVPAERRMSDLLFERELFAVQDAAATLDGLRKALPSVPLRKPLAGELELTSSFGYRTDPFFGRPALHTGVDLRDDYGAPVRATAAGVVAFAGPSGGYGQMVEIDHGAGLVTRYAHLSSILASVGQPLEAGAVVGRIGSTGRSTGPHLHYEVRIDGEPVDPTRFLRAGAVLAEVR, encoded by the coding sequence ATGCGAGACCAAGACCAAACGCCCCGATCCGTCCCGCTCGCTTTCGATCTCTCGCTCGGCTCTTGTCGCCGGCGAATCGAGCTCGGGGCCGCCGGAGCGCTCGCCCTCGGCCTCACGCTGGTCGTCGCCTGCGTCGTTCTCCCCGGAGCCGCCGCCTTCTTCGCGTTTCGCGACGACATGCTCGCCGATCTCGGCGATCGGCAGGCGCAGATGCGCTACGCTTATGAGGACCGCCTGGCGGCGCTGCGGCTGCGGCTCGATCAGGCCACCAGCCGCCAATTCGCCGATCAGGACGATGTCGAGAGCAAGCTGCGCGCGCTGGTGCTGCGCCAGGCGACGCTGGAGACGCGCGCCGCGGTTGTCGCGCGGCTCGTCGAGGGCGTCGCCGGCGAGGACAAGACCGCTGCATCCGCCGGCCGTGCGCGCGTCGCCGCGCCGGCGCCGCCCGCGAGTCCCAGCGCCCCGGCCGCCTCCGGCAAGCCCGAGCCCGGCGGCATGGAGCTGCGTCTCCATCCCGACGACGCGCACGCGGCGCCGCCGAAGAAGCAGGTGGATGCGGCGGTCCCCGCCGCGCCCGCCGCTGGCGCGCCGCTCGAGGAGCGCATCGACCGCCTCGCCGCCTCGATGGATCGCATCGAGCGCGAGCAGACGATGCGCGTGGCGCGGCTCGTCGAGCCGGTGCGCGCCGCGGCGCGCAAGCTGCGCGGCGCTTTCGACGCGGCCGGCCTGCCGCCCGAGCGATTCGTCCGCAAATCCGCCGCCGCCGCCTTCGTCGGCGGGCCCTATGTGCCGGCGGAGCGGCGCATGAGCGATCTCTTGTTCGAGCGCGAATTATTCGCTGTCCAGGATGCGGCGGCGACGCTGGACGGACTGCGCAAGGCGCTGCCGAGCGTGCCTTTGCGCAAGCCGCTCGCCGGCGAATTGGAGCTCACCTCGAGCTTCGGCTATCGCACCGATCCGTTCTTCGGCCGTCCGGCGCTGCACACGGGCGTCGATCTGCGTGACGATTACGGCGCGCCGGTGCGGGCGACGGCGGCGGGCGTCGTCGCCTTCGCGGGGCCCAGCGGCGGCTATGGGCAGATGGTCGAGATCGACCATGGCGCCGGCCTCGTCACCCGCTACGCGCATCTCTCCAGCATCCTCGCCAGCGTCGGCCAGCCGCTGGAGGCGGGCGCCGTCGTCGGCCGCATCGGCTCGACGGGGCGCTCGACCGGGCCGCATCTGCATTACGAGGTGCGCATCGACGGCGAGCCGGTCGATCCGACGCGGTTCTTGCGGGCGGGGGCGGTGCTGGCGGAGGTAAGGTGA
- a CDS encoding DUF4279 domain-containing protein, with translation MSQGEDAESERRHYSYVVTLRVRHSDIDPRDITAALGIEPEWTWRAGEARRTRVGTPLSGVYKLSYWYATLCEAEYRERGLVEALNELLDRLSPFREYFKSIRSTGGHIEFFIGWTFYHNSGEVFEPELLARLADLHIALSLDVYNGGSET, from the coding sequence ATGTCGCAGGGTGAGGACGCAGAATCGGAGCGAAGGCACTATTCGTACGTAGTGACATTGCGGGTTCGCCACTCCGACATTGACCCGCGAGACATAACGGCAGCTCTTGGCATTGAGCCGGAATGGACGTGGCGCGCGGGTGAAGCGAGGAGAACCCGTGTCGGGACACCGCTAAGCGGCGTTTATAAGCTCAGCTATTGGTACGCGACTCTTTGCGAAGCGGAATACCGCGAGCGAGGCTTGGTCGAGGCACTAAACGAATTGCTCGACCGTCTTTCGCCGTTCAGAGAATATTTCAAGTCAATCCGAAGCACAGGCGGACATATCGAGTTTTTCATCGGCTGGACGTTTTATCACAACAGTGGCGAGGTATTTGAGCCCGAGCTGTTGGCAAGATTAGCCGACCTTCACATTGCCCTATCACTGGACGTCTATAATGGTGGTTCCGAAACATAG
- a CDS encoding HupE/UreJ family protein — MLTAALAFASAASAHTADISSSRIAPEGEERYRLEVGFLATDIERMFADNKPGADVDLTEPGVIERMMGEFIRSRVDLRNEGGDKCSSAVVSVGADPINPRDSKVVLRMDCSGVEGQIFYDPFRLLEAQGRRAKHLVGMGEPIDESRLTEAQRAGAEPAPGQVMIFPGDAPIDLSKPLLSPWELAPKFFAAGVEHIVTGYDHLCFLIAVMLWATRVLPVVKLVTAFTISHSVTLSLAALQLVDLPSHWVEVAVAASIIYVALENFFTSKVDGRWRDTFAFGFLHGFAFASGLVEIGVPQRAIVPALASFNIGVEAGQIGVVLAFMPLLLLIDRIFSSGVRSPRLVRVLSAVIACFGAYWLAERVLGAG; from the coding sequence ATGCTGACAGCGGCGCTCGCATTCGCGTCCGCAGCGAGCGCGCATACGGCGGATATTTCCAGCAGCCGCATCGCGCCGGAAGGGGAGGAGCGCTATCGCCTCGAGGTCGGATTTCTGGCGACCGACATCGAGCGCATGTTCGCCGATAACAAGCCCGGCGCCGATGTCGATCTCACCGAGCCCGGCGTGATCGAACGGATGATGGGGGAGTTCATCCGCAGCCGCGTCGATCTGCGCAACGAAGGCGGCGACAAATGTTCGAGCGCGGTCGTCTCGGTCGGCGCCGATCCGATCAATCCGCGCGACTCCAAGGTCGTGCTGCGCATGGATTGCAGCGGCGTGGAGGGACAGATTTTCTACGATCCGTTCCGCCTGCTGGAGGCGCAGGGACGGCGCGCCAAGCATCTCGTCGGCATGGGCGAGCCGATCGACGAGTCGAGGCTGACCGAGGCGCAGCGCGCGGGCGCCGAGCCGGCGCCGGGTCAGGTGATGATCTTCCCCGGCGATGCGCCGATCGATCTCTCCAAGCCGCTGCTCTCCCCCTGGGAGCTCGCGCCGAAATTCTTCGCCGCCGGCGTCGAGCACATCGTCACCGGCTATGATCATTTGTGCTTTCTCATCGCCGTGATGCTCTGGGCGACGCGCGTGCTTCCGGTGGTGAAGCTGGTGACCGCTTTCACCATCTCGCATTCGGTGACGCTGTCGCTCGCGGCGCTGCAGCTCGTCGATCTGCCGAGCCACTGGGTGGAGGTCGCGGTGGCGGCGTCGATTATCTATGTCGCGCTGGAGAATTTCTTCACGTCGAAGGTCGATGGCCGATGGCGTGACACTTTCGCCTTCGGCTTTCTGCATGGTTTCGCCTTCGCGAGCGGGCTCGTCGAGATCGGCGTGCCGCAGCGCGCCATTGTCCCGGCGCTGGCGAGCTTCAACATCGGCGTCGAGGCCGGACAGATCGGCGTGGTGCTCGCGTTCATGCCGCTGCTGCTGCTGATCGACAGGATTTTCAGCTCCGGCGTGCGCAGCCCGCGCCTCGTCCGCGTCCTATCCGCCGTTATCGCCTGTTTCGGCGCCTATTGGCTGGCGGAGCGCGTCCTCGGGGCGGGGTGA